From Pagrus major chromosome 6, Pma_NU_1.0, one genomic window encodes:
- the gpx1b gene encoding glutathione peroxidase 1b has product MAKFYDLTAKLLTGETFKFSSLRGKVVLIENVASLUGTTSRDYTQMNELHERYAAKGLVILGVPCNQFGHQENCKNDEILMSLKYIRPGNGFEPKFQLLEKVDVNGKDAHPMFVFLREKLPFPSDEPSALMTDPKLIIWSPVCRNDVAWNFEKFLIGPDGVPFKRYSRCFLTSSIEGDIKKLLEKAN; this is encoded by the exons ATGGCGAAGTTTTACGACCTCACGGCCAAACTACTAACAGGAGAAACATTTAAGTTCTCCTCCCTGCGGGGGAAAGTTGTCCTCATTGAGAATGTGGCGTCTCTCTGAGGTACGACCTCCAGGGATTACACCCAGATGAACGAGCTCCACGAGCGGTACGCCGCCAAGGGGCTCGTTATCCTGGGAGTGCCCTGCAACCAGTTCGGCCATCAG GAGAACTGCAAGAATGACGAAATCCTCATGTCCCTGAAGTACATCCGTCCTGGAAATGGCTTTGAGCCAAAGTTTCAGCTCCTGGAGAAGGTAGATGTGAACGGGAAGGATGCCCATCCCATGTTTGTGTTCCTGAGGGAAAAGCTCCCGTTCCCCAGCGACGAGCCATCCGCCCTGATGACTGACCCCAAGCTGATCATCTGGAGCCCGGTCTGCAGGAACGATGTGGCCTGGAACTTCGAGAAGTTCCTCATCGGGCCAGACGGAGTGCCCTTCAAGCGTTACAGCAGGTGTTTCCTCACCAGCAGCATTGAGGGAGACATCAAGAAGCTCCTCGAGAAGGCCAACTAA
- the usp4 gene encoding ubiquitin carboxyl-terminal hydrolase 4, whose product MMAEGGGPESGGAADSDSEPVAAQMPTPSTESQKQTIGSLLKTTLRKGDEWYLIDSRWFKQWKKYVGFDSWDMYNVGERSLYPGPIDNSGLFSDQETQALKEHLIDELDYVLVPTEAWNKLVSWYGCLDGQRPIVRKVVEHGMFVKHCKVEVYLLELNLCENDNMENVVTRHFSKADTIDTIEKEMRTLFNIPSEKETRLWNKYMSNTYEQLNKPDSTVQDAGLFQGQVLVIERKNEDGTWPRQASHPKSSTTPSRNFTTSPKLSSNSTASISSTVTNGDSSCSPGYTLNNSTSSGNRLGGYNSYSSSYNYRESQSQPGLCGLSNLGNTCFMNSALQCLSNASPLTEYFLNDQYEAEINRENPLGMRGEIAEAYADLVKQMWLSRSSYVAPRTFKTQVGRFAPQFSGYQQQDSQELLAFLLDGLHEDLNRVKKKPYLALRDAEGRPDEIVAKEAWTNHRLRNDSIIVDIFHGLFKSTLVCPECSKVSVTFDPFCYLTLPLPMKKDRTMEVFLVRSDPQSRPTQYRVVVPKLGAVSDLCSALSKLCGFPPENMVVADVYNHRFHKIYRRDDGLNQIMEKDDIFVYEVQEEDSERMNLPVYFRERHSKHAGSSTSTMLFGQPLLITVPKHNLIADVLYDKILERIGRYVKHAQSPNSESRASASASASASASASATFASCSQAPECSTSSSHNASLGGCGSPLSDGASCSASSSNGSNHSGTCNESNGLYDGEEEAMDHQVSPEPENGHSEEEEEETSDLENGPKGDAARLCSSPAKLFTFSIVNSYGTANISPLPCDGNVLKLNPHSTVAIDWDTESKKLCYDEQEAEAYEKHESMLQPQKKKATVALRECIELFTTMETLGEHDPWYCPTCKKHQQATKKFDLWSLPRILVVHLKRFSYNRCWRDKLDTVVDFPIRDLNMSEFVCDPKAGPYTYDLIAVSNHYGGMGGGHYTGYGKNKVDGKWYYFDDSSVSSATEDQIVTKAAYVLFYQRRDEEAPSKPQPSASLGGAPEAADDHMDTN is encoded by the exons ATGATGGCCGAGGGAGGCGGACCCGAGTCGGGTGGCGCGGCTGACTCCGACTCGGAGCCGGTAGCCGCTCAAATGCCAACCCCTTCAACGGAAAGTCAAAAACAGACTATTGGGTCACTTTTGAAAACAACTCTGAGAAAGGGCGACGAATG gTATCTTATAGACAGCCGGTGGTTCAAACAATGGAAGAAGTACGTAGGCTTTGACAGCTGGGACATGTACAATGTCGGAGAACGAAGCCTCTATCCAGGACCAATTGATAACTCCGGGCTGTTCTCAG ACCAGGAGACTCAGGCCCTGAAAGAGCACCTTATAGATGAGCTGGACTATGTCCTTGTACCCACTGAGGCGTGGAATAAGCTTGTCAGCTGGTACGGCTGCCTTGATGGCCAGAGACCCATCGTCAGGAAG gTTGTTGAACATGGCATGTTTGTCAAGCACTGTAAGGTGGAGGTCTATTTGCTGGAACTGAACTTGTGTGAGAATGACAACATGGAAAATGTGGTCACACGCCATTTCAGTAAAGCTGATACAATAG ATACTATAGAGAAGGAGATGAGGACGCTGTTCAATATCCCGTCAGAGAAGGAGACACGGCTCTGGAACAAATACATGAGCAACACGTACGAGCAGCTGAACAAGCCAGACAGCACTGTACAGGACGCTGGTCTCTTCCAGGGGCAG GTGCTTGTGATTGAGCGGAAGAACGAGGATGGAACGTGGCCTAGACAAGCCTCACATCCCAA ATCCAGTACCACCCCATCCAGGAATTTCACTACCTCCCCAAAACTCTCCTCCAACTCGACAGCCAGTATCTCCTCAACAGTAACCAATGGAGACAGCAGCTGTAGCCCAGGCTACACGCTGAACAACAGCACCTCCTCTGGCAACAG ATTGGGGGGCTACAATTCATACAGCTCCTCCTACAACTACAGAGAGTCCCAGTCACAGCCAGGCCTATGTGGTCTCAGTAATTTGGGCAACACATGCTTCATGAACTCTGCCCTCCAG tgcCTGAGCAATGCATCTCCACTCACAGAGTACTTCCTCAATGACCAGTATGAGGCAGAAATTAACAGAGAGAATCCCCTGGGAATGAGGGGCGAGATAGCCGAGGCCTACGCTGATCTAGTAAAGCAGATGTGGCTAAGCCGCAGCAGCTATGTGGCCCCACGCACCTTCAAA ACCCAGGTCGGACGCTTTGCCCCCCAGTTCTCAGGCTACCAGCAGCAGGACTCACAGGAGCTGTTGGCTTTCCTGTTGGATGGGCTCCATGAAGATCTGAACCGTGTCAAGAAGAAGCCTTACCTGGCCCTGAGGGATGCAGAGGGCCGTCCAGATGAG ATTGTTGCCAAGGAAGCCTGGACGAACCACCGCTTGCGCAATGACTCTATCATAGTTGATATTTTCCACGGCCTCTTCAAATCCACTTTGGTGTGCCCAGAGTGCTCTAAGGTGTCTGTTACCTTCGACCCATTCTGCTACCTCACACTGCCTCTACCCATGAAGAAGGACCGTACTATGGAGGTGTTCCTGGTGCGATCAGACCCTCAGTCCAGACCCACACAG TATCGAGTGGTGGTCCCTAAACTGGGTGCAGTGTCAGACCTGTGCAGCGCCTTGTCCAAACTCTGTGGTTTCCCTCCAGAAAAT ATGGTGGTGGCTGACGTTTACAATCACAGGTTCCATAAAATTTACAGACGGGATGATGGCCTCAATCAAATCATGGAAAAAGATGACATCTTTGT GTATGAGGTACAGGAAGAGGACAGCGAGAGGATGAACCTGCCTGTGTATTTCAGGGAGCGCCACTCCAAGCATGCTGGAAGCTCCACGAGCACCATGCTGTTTGGCCAGCCTTTACTCATCACCGTGCCCAAACACAACCTCATAGCAGACGTTCTTTATGACAAGATCCTCGAGAGGATTGG ACGCTATGTAAAACATGCCCAGAGCCCTAACAGTGAAAGCAgggcctcagcctcagcctcagcctcagcctcagcctcagcctcagcgACCTTCGCCAGCTGCAGCCAGGCTCCTGAATGTTCCACATCATCCAGTCACAATGCCAGCCTGGGGGGCTGTGGCAGCCCCCTGTCAGACGGGGCATCCTGCAGTGCCAGCTCCAGTAACGGCAGCAACCACTCAGGGACCTGCAATGAAAGTAATGGGCTGTACGATG GTGAGGAGGAGGCCATGGACCACCAAGTGAGTCCAGAGCCAGAGAATGGCCActctgaagaagaggaagaggagacctCCGACTTGGAAAATGGGCCTAAAGGAGATGCGGCCAGACTGTGTTCTTCTCCAGCCAAGCTCTTCACTTTCAGCATAGTCAACTCTTACGGAACAGCCAACATCAGCCCGCTGCCTTGTGATGGAAATGTCCTCAAGCTCAATC CACATTCCACGGTGGCGATCGACTGGGACACGGAGTCAAAGAAACTGTGTTATGATGAACAGGAAGCTGAG GCCTACGAGAAGCATGAGAGCATGCTCCAGCCCCAAAAGAAGAAAGCCACTGTTGCTCTGAGGGAATGCATTGAGCTTTTTACAACCATGGAGACTCTTGGAGAACATGACCCATG GTATTGTCCAACATGTAAGAAACACCAACAGGCCACAAAAAAGTTCGACTTGTGGTCGCTGCCCCGCATTCTGGTAGTTCATCTAAAGCGTTTCTCCTACAACCGCTGTTGGAGGGACAAGCTGGACACAGTGGTGGACTTTCCCATCAG GGATCTGAACATGTCAGAGTTTGTGTGCGACCCCAAGGCCGGCCCCTACACATATGACCTCATCGCCGTGTCAAACCACTATGGAGGAATGGGAGGTGGTCACT ACACAGGCTATGGCAAGAATAAAGTGGATGGAAAGTGGTATTACTTTGATGACAGCAGCGTCTCCTCTGCCACAGAGGACCAGATCGTG ACTAAAGCAGCCTACGTGCTGTTTTATCAGCGCAGAGATGAGGAAGCCCCATCCAAACCTCAGCCTTCGGCCTCGCTAGGAGGAGCACCAGAAGCAGCTGACGACCACATGGACACAAACTGA
- the fancd2 gene encoding Fanconi anemia group D2 protein, producing MMRKKRQSVGKGEGATAATKAKKSRSTGRQPKEPAPEETNESVFGVFLREAGVTLKQDGTSNEIAVDQVVFQKRIKQKLQKSPRYPGIVQEFTTGLESHIEDPERFRNSLLPCVPRLSDGDSSCASSFQESLLRMLLGIEMLQTVVINILLEKLPEFMFDGTGDVGLSIPRIIINQLKWLDRVVDSKELATKLMELVSAAPVEVQRDIITSLPEILEDSQHNDIARELNSLLQENTQLTVPILDALSSLNISSSLLTEVRGAVMATLAAVQLEDLPVVVKFILHSVSASDAYEVVCSLRKKLELEHCVLPPVLQASQSRIKSKGSAASTSTPAAGSSQDSVTLILDGIKSAVRFQKTISEAWLKAIESVDEPEDHKVIDLLVLFILHSTNANQSRRGAERVLKVKVRTGLIQETLLQRTFRDYSQVMRGYFPSILALAQTLLRSPDPCVVPFAGHMYRHSFTAFDSYCQQEVVGSLVTHVCSGVGGEVDMALELLCGLVTEKPSEMALYAVFVKGILDYMDNLTPQQIRRLFHLLSRLAFGQQQQGSHIQDDMHIVIRKQLSSTVPKYKRIGIIGAVMIVGSMGALRVKVKEAKQNGSLPPETVRQVTALLELLKSSSESSPESAALYYDELANLIQSSTLDPQVQEPIANSVVDDFQVDFVVDLGPEISGSLPFPTRVMYNLEDQRQESIAINLLPLLAEDIQNKGEQQSQTQKSHKRVSPLCLSPFFRLLRLCEEKQHAGDLEEIDGLLGCPLILMDMDVVEKMESLSKAEREFLCSLLFHTINWFREVINAFCTQKELEMKMKVMTRLQNITYLQTLLEKALAATPGYVPPVANFDGESTDGIILSSIAPMNKAKKDGTGKKRKAPGKNSSESSSQLEEGTEVDKSLQEAPEKEKEKEIRPGVSLVSYRPFFRELDIEVLSMLQCGLLSRSLLDSELHTKVREEVLLGSAELVFLLEDMQRKLEFSLTAAPAKRAPFLKGRTDKSVGFSHLQQRSTKDIASCCVQLLPALCSHLENCHNHFQTLLSENNGVVDGPATDVHEHELMSSGYQLLLQVLNTTFSWSGFSQPGQRSLLKKALGVLAGRLKEGGAELTLEQLVKHSFEYLLNFRSTVPCLSTALCLSQLLSTVSEKGGNPAAYREQTASLAKRFLSQEWVTASGEKERGSKFNETLHSVLSIYMEHVDDVLKAVEEIAQEGIPELVNASKDESSSSWPTLNRQTFLVFYKVLMAELEKAARKIPAVKICDNSETLSEKLLTWNLAVRDFHILLNLVKVFDSRLVLNVCLKYGRLFLESFLKLGMPLLDNSFKRHKEDVQSLLKTFQLSTRQLHHMCGHSKTSQDTSLTNHVPALKKSLELFVYRVKAMLTLHNCQEAFWIGNLKNRNLKGEEILSQRSQESDDDDDEEHRSPLHQEESGDEVQESDSEESKKVNGKDDVDQGDITEDSIDSD from the exons ATGATGCGCAAAAAGCGGCAATCTGTGGGTAAAGGAGAAGGAGCTACTGCGGCCACCA AGGCTAAGAAGAGTCGCAGCACTGGCCGCCAACCAAAGGAACCTGCTCCTGAAGAGACAAATGAAAGTGTCTTTGGGGTCTTTCTTCGAGAGGCAGGTGTGACCTTGAAACAAGATGGCACATCCAATGAGATTG CTGTtgaccaagtggtttttcaAAAAAGGATCAAGCAAAAACTACAAAAGAGCCCCAGATACCCAGGG ATTGTGCAGGAATTTACCACTGGATTGGAGTCTCACATTGAGGACCCTGAGCGGTTTAGGAACAGCCTCCTCCCATGTGTCCCACGGTTGTCTGATGGAGACTCGAG TTGTGCCAGCTCATTCCAGGAAAGCCTTCTCCGTATGCTCTTGGGGATTGAGATGCTGCAG ACTGTTGTCATTAACATCTTGCTCGAGAAACTCCCAGAATTTATGTTTGATGG cACTGGAGATGTGGGGCTCAGTATTCCTCGCATAATTATCAACCAACTTAAATGGCTAGACAGAGTTGTGGACAGCAAG GAGTTGGCAACGAAGCTCATGGAGCTGGTGTCAGCGGCACCAGTGGAGGTTCAGCGTGACATCATCACCAGCCTGCCAGAGATACTGGAAGACTCCCAGCATAATGATATAGCCAGAGAGCTCAA CTCTTTACTGCAGGAGAACACTCAGTTGACAGTCCCCATCCTGGATGCCCTCTCAAGTCTGAACATCAGTTCTTCATTACTGACTGAg GTTCGAGGAGCCGTTATGGCCACTTTGGCTGCTGTGCAACTGGAAGACCTACCTGTGGTGGTGAAGTTCATCCTGCACTCTGTCTCAGCTTCTGATGCATATGAG GTGGTGTGTAGTCTTCGTAAAAAGCTGGAGTTGGAGCACTGTGTTCTCCCTCCTGTGCTGCAGGCCTCCCAGAGTCGCATTAAGAGCAAAGGATCAGCAGC GTCCACTTCCACACCAGCAGCTGGCAGCAGTCAGGACAGCGTTACATTGATATTGGATGGCATAAAGTCAGCAGTGCGATTCCAGAAAACGATATCTGAAGCTTGGCTCAAG gCAATTGAATCTGTGGATGAACCGGAGGACCATAAG GTGATCGATCTGCTGGTGCTGTTCATCCTCCACTCCACCAATGCCAACCAGAGCCGACGGGGGGCAGAGAGGGTGCTGAAGGTGAAAGTGAGGACAGGACTAATCCAGGAGACTCTGCTCCAGAGGACCTTCAGGGACTACTCTCAG GTGATGCGAGGGTATTTCCCCTCCATCCTGGCTCTGGCTCAGACTCTGCTGCGCTCCCCTGACCCCTGTGTGGTGCCTTTCGCTGGACACATGTACCGACACTCATTCACTGCTTTTGACTCTTACTGCCAACAG GAAGTGGTGGGCTCTTTGGTGACCCATGTGTGCAGTGGTGTGGGTGGGGAGGTGGACATGGCTCTGGAGCTGCTCTGTGGCCTGGTTACAGAAAAGCCATCAGAAATGGCTCTGTATGCTGTTTTTGTCAAG GGAATCTTGGACTACATGGACAATCTCACACCCCAGCAGATCCGCAGACTCTTCCACCTCCTGAGCAGACTGGCCTTTGGGCAACAGCAGCAGGGATCTCACATCCAG GATGACATGCACATAGTGATCCGCAAACAGCTCTCCAGCACTGTGCCAAAGTACAAGCGTATCGGCATCATCGGTGCTGTCATGATTGTAGGCAGCATGGGGGCCTTGAG GGTAAAAGTAAAAGAGGCAAAGCAGAATGGGTCGTTACCCCCggagacagtcagacag GTGACAGCGCTGTTGGAGCTGTTGAAATCGAGCAGTGAAAGCTCACCTGAGTCTGCGGCTCTGTACTACGATGAACTCGCCAACCTGATCCAGAGCTCCACCCTGGACCCACAGGTGCAG GAACCAATTGCAAACAGTGTCGTAGATGACTTCCAGGTTGACTTTGTGGTGGATCTAGGTCCAGAAATATCGGG CTCCTTGCCCTTTCCCACCCGTGTAATGTACAACCTGGAGGACCAGAGGCAGGAAAGCATCGCCATCAACCTGCTGCCTCTACTGGCTGAAGACATCCAGAACAAAGGAGAGCAGCAGAGTCAAACGCAGAAGTCACACAA GCgagtgtctcctctctgtctgtctccatttTTTCGCCTCCTGAGACTCTGCGAGGAGAAGCAGCACGCTGGAGACCTCGAAGAGATCGACGGCCTGCTGG GCTGCCCTCTGATCCTAATGGACATGGACGTAGTGGAGAAAATGGAGAGCCTGTCAAAAGCTGAGAGGGAGTTTCTCTGTTCTTTGCTGTTTCACACCATCAACTGGTTCAGAGAG GTCATAAATGCCTTCTGTACACAAAAAGAACTTGAGATGAAGATGAAAGTGATGACTCGTCTGCAGAACATCACCTACCTTCAGACGCTGTTGGAGAAGGCTTTGGCAG CAACACCTGGCTATGTTCCACCTGTCGCCAACTTTGATGGTGAAAGCACAGATGGGATTATCCTTAGTTCTATTGCTCCGATGAATAAGGCAAAGAAAG ACGGCAcagggaagaagaggaaggcCCCTGGTAAGAATTCATCAGAGAGCAGCTCTCAACTCGAGGAGGGAACTGAAGTAGACAAAAGTCTGCAG GAGGCgccagagaaggagaaagaaaaggagatcCGGCCGGGTGTCAGCCTGGTGTCCTACAGACCGTTCTTCAGAGAGCTGGACATAGAGGTTCTCAGTATGCTGCAGTGTGGCCTGCTGTCCCGCTCACTGCTGGACTCTGAGCTCCACACcaag GTGCGAGAGGAGGTTCTGCTGGGTTCTGCTGAGCTGGTTTTCCTGCTAGAAGATATGCAGCGCAAACTGGAGTTCAGTCTTACAGCCGCACCTGCCAAGAGAGCCCCTTTCCTGAAG ggAAGGACTGATAAGAGTGTGGGCTTCTCCCATCTACAACAGAGGAGCACCAAGGATATTGCTTCCTGCTGTGTCCAGCTACTGCCGGCCCTCTGCTCACACCTGGAGAACTGCCACAACCATTTTCAG ACACTGCTGTCTGAGAACAACGGCGTTGTGGACGGACCTGCCACAGATGTTCATGAGCACGAGCTGATGTCATCAGGCTACCAGCTGCTCCTGCAGGTCCTGAACACCACCTTCAGCTG GTCTGGATTCAGCCAGCCAGGACAGCGGAGCTTACTGAAGAAGGCTCTGGGAGTTCTGGCTGGACGACTAAAAGAGGGAGGTGCTGAACTGACCCTGGAACAACTTGTAAA ACACAGCTTTGAGTACCTGCTGAACTTCCGTAGCACAGTGCCATGTCTCAGCACCGCCCTGTGTCTCTCCCAGCTTCTGTCCACCGTGTCAGAGAAAGGAGGGAACCCTGCTGCCTACAGAGAGCAGACCG CTTCCCTCGCAAAACGTTTCCTGAGCCAAGAGTGGGTGACAGCCAGCGGCGAGAAGGAACGAGGGAGCAAATTCAATGAAACCCTTCACTCTGTCTTAAG CATCTACATGGAACATGTTGATGATGTTCTTAAGGCTGTGGAGGAAATAGCTCAAGAGGGAATCCCTGAGCTCGTCAACGCATCGAAAGATGAGAGCTCTTCATCTTGGCCTACTCTCAACAG GCAGACATTCCTGGTGTTCTATAAAGTGTTGATGGCAGAGCTGGAAAAGGCTGCAAGGAAGATTCCTGCTGTCAAAATCTGTGACAACTCTGAG ACTCTGAGTGAGAAGCTGCTGACATGGAACCTGGCGGTCAGAGATTTTCATATCCTGCTCAACCTTGTTAAG GTGTTTGATTCAAGGCTGGTGCTCAATGTGTGCCTAAAG TACGGTCGCCTTTTCCTGGAATCTTTCCTGAAGTTGGGGATGCCACTTCTGGACAACAGCTTCAAAAGGCACAAG GAGGATGTCCAGAGCCTGCTGAAAACCTTCCAGCTCAGCACCCGCCAGCTCCATCACATGTGTGGACACTCTAAG ACTAGTCAGGATACAAGCCTGACCAACCACGTACCAGCCTTGAAGAAGAGCCTGGAGCTGTTTGTTTACAGAGTGAAGGCCATGTTGACACTCCACAACTGTCAGGAGGCCTTTTGGATTGGAAACCTGAAGAACCGCAACCTGAAG GGTGAAGAGATTCTTTCTCAGAGGTCCCAAGAAagtgatgacgatgatgatgaggagcaCCGTTCACCGCTGCATCAGGAAGAGTCCGGCGATGAG GTCCAGGAGAGTGACTCTGAGGAAAGTAAGAAGGTCAATGGAAAGGACGATGTGGATCAAGGAGATATTACAGAAGACTCCATCGACTCCGACTAA
- the emc3 gene encoding ER membrane protein complex subunit 3, with amino-acid sequence MAEPELLLDSNIRLWVVLPIVFITFFVGVIRHYVSILLQSDKKLTLEQVSDSQVLIRSRILRENGKYIPKQSFLMRKFYFNNQEDGFFKKTKRKVVPPSPMTDPSMLTDMMKGNVTNVLPMILIGGWINWTFSGFVTTKVPFPLTLRFKPMLQQGIELLSLDASWVSSASWYFLNVFGLRSMYSLILGQDNGADQSRIMQEQMSGAAMAMPADTNKAFKAEWEALELTDHQWALESVEEDLMSRELDFDGMFSKELPSGIF; translated from the exons ATGGCTGAACCGGAGCTTCTGTTGGACTCCAATATCCGACTCTGGGTCGTGTTGCCCATTGTCTTCATCACCTTTTTTGTCGGGGTCATCCGTCATTATGTGTCCATCCTTCTTCAGAGTGACAAGAAGTTGACGTTAGAACAGGTTTCTGACAG CCAGGTTCTGATTCGGAGCCGAATcctgagagaaaatggaaaatacattCCCAAACAG tcatttttgaTGAGGAAGTTCTACTTCAATAATCAAGAAGATGGATTTTTCAAGAAGACCAAAAGAAAGGTTGTTCCACCATCTCCAATGACAG ATCCCAGCATGTTGACTGACATGATGAAGGGAAATGTCACCAATGTGCTTCCCATGATCCTCATTGGAGGCTGGATCAACTGGACCTTTTCAGGATTCGTAACAA CTAAGGTTCCCTTCCCTCTCACTCTGCGCTTCAAGCCCATGCTGCAGCAAGGAATAGAGCTGCTCTCACTGGATGCCTCCTG GGTGAGTTCAGCGTCATGGTATTTCCTCAACGTGTTTGGACTACGAAGCATGTACTCATTAATTCTGGGCCAAGATAATG GTGCAGATCAGTCGAGGATCATGCAGGAGCAGATGAGCGGCGCTGCCATGGCCATGCCTGCAGATACAAATAAAGCTTTCAAG GCTGAGTGGGAGGCACTGGAACTTACTGACCATCAGTGGGCGCTGGAGAGTGTAGAGGAGGACCTGATGAGCAGAGAGCTGGACTTTGACGGCATGTTTAGCAAGGAGCTGCCGAGCGGCATCTTCTGA